A genome region from Cucumis sativus cultivar 9930 chromosome 4, Cucumber_9930_V3, whole genome shotgun sequence includes the following:
- the LOC101205447 gene encoding transcription factor MYB60 has protein sequence MGRPPCCDKVGIKKGPWTPEEDILLVSYIQQHGPGNWRSVPTNTGLLRCSKSCRLRWTNYLRPGIKRGNFTPHEEGMIIHLQALLGNKWAAIASYLPQRTDNDIKNYWNTHLKKKLKSAFEDNNNSPHTSKSSNHSPTSEFFSKGFFNNIDSSKRTFDFDSASSSSAASCFGPNRSSTASSSSSSTYYSSAENISRLLEGWMRSSPKKTDDNENILIHFHEKQNHDNGDSSMVSIQGLEPKTEEDGGDRLVLGKEIESSMVVSPENLNNDDHNVGVCWEKSSNFDVGKMMKIKKNSFEDCENDNIIKQNRSENNINNNNNNNNNNPPLSFLEKWLLDDTVVQVEEMMSLSPMF, from the exons aTGGGAAGACCTCCATGCTGTGATAAAGTGGGGATAAAGAAAGGGCCATGGACTCCAGAAGAGGACATCCTTCTTGTCTCTTACATTCAACAACATGGCCCTGGTAATTGGAGATCTGTTCCTACCAACACTg GTCTCCTTAGATGCAGCAAAAGTTGTAGGCTCAGATGGACAAATTATCTTAGACCTGGAATCAAGAGAGGTAACTTTACTCCTCATGAGGAAGGAATGATCATCCATTTGCAAGCTTTATTGGGTAACAA ATGGGCTGCAATAGCTTCGTATCTTCCACAAAGGACGgataatgatataaaaaattattggaacACTCACTTGAAGAAGAAGCTCAAATCTGCATTTGAAGATAACAATAATTCTCCTCATACTTCCAAGTCTTCAAATCACTCACCAACCTCTGAATTTTTCTCAAAGGGTTTCTTCAACAATATTGATTCTTCCAAGAGGACTTTCGATTTCGATTCCGCCTCCTCCTCTTCAGCTGCCTCCTGTTTCGGCCCGAATCGGTCCTCCACtgcctcctcctcctcctcctcaaCTTATTACTCGAGTGCCGAGAACATCTCACGCCTACTCGAAGGATGGATGAGATCTTCTCCAAAGAAAACCGATGACAATGAGAATATATTAATCCATTTCCatgagaaacaaaatcatGACAATGGAGATTCTTCCATGGTTTCCATTCAAGGGTTAGAACCGAAAACCGAGGAAGATGGCGGTGACAGGTTAGTGCTCGGGAAGGAGATCGAGTCGTCCATGGTAGTATCGCCAGAGAACTTGAACAATGATGATCACAATgtgggagtttgttgggaGAAGTCTAGTAATTTTGATGTTGGTAAGATGATGAAGATCAAGAAGAATAGTTTTGAAGATTGCgaaaatgataatataattaagcaAAATAGaagtgaaaataatattaacaacaacaacaacaataataacaataatccTCCATTGTCATTTCTTGAGAAATGGCTGCTTGATGACACTGTTGTTCAAGTAGAGGAGATGATGTCATTATCACCAATGTTCTAA
- the LOC101212806 gene encoding F-box protein SKIP24 isoform X1, which produces MSELPDELWNQILQIGVKTYALTYKDLCCVSISSPRLRRLSDHDSLWSHLLFSDYPSSSSSFPSSASSSKSLYKIRLERDRYRKKAAHTRAVLRKESQIAEHYRRVSQLEERLIEETGKWTTSFTEFSNLRTVREATVALNVWQPEVIRARQKQIVEQCSVSVDSRLRTLDMELKLCKQQIAIFQKALKDEKKRLELAKEELTSLKYHPLKDHKYMNSSNNDTHIKRRSKDAINSKVKQLRST; this is translated from the exons ATGTCTGAATTGCCGGATGAGCTATGGAACCAAATTCTCCAAATTGGTGTCAAGACCTATGCTTTGACTTACAAAGATCTTTGTTGCGTCTCCATCTCTTCTCCTCGACTTCGCCGCCTCTCCGACCATGACTCTCTCTGGTctcatcttctcttctccGATTACCCTtcatcctcttcttcttttccatcttCCGCTTCCTCCTCAAAGTCCCTTTACAAAATCAG GTTGGAGAGAGATAGATATAGGAAGAAAGCGGCGCATACGAGAGCTGTTCTTAGAAAGGAAAGTCAAATAGCTGAGCATTATAGGAGGGTTAGTCAATTAGAGGAACGGTTGATCGAGGAGACCGGCAAATGGACAACGTCCTTCACTGAATTCTCTAATCTACGCACAGTCAG GGAAGCAACGGTAGCTTTGAATGTCTGGCAGCCTGAGGTCATTAGGGCAAGGCAGAAGCAAATTGTTGAACAATGCAGTGTATCTGTTGATTCTCGTTTGCGGACTCTTGATATGGAGCTCAAGCTTTGTAAGCAACAAattgctatttttcaaaaagcaCTT aaagatgaaaaaaagagattgGAATTAGCCAAAGAAGAGTTAACTTCATTGAAGTATCACCCTCTTAAGGatcataaatatatgaatagcAGTAATAATGACACTCACATCAAGAGGAGGTCCAAGGATGCAATAAAT AGCAAGGTAAAACAGCTACGCAGTACATGA
- the LOC101212806 gene encoding F-box protein SKIP24 isoform X2 → MSELPDELWNQILQIGVKTYALTYKDLCCVSISSPRLRRLSDHDSLWSHLLFSDYPSSSSSFPSSASSSKSLYKIRLERDRYRKKAAHTRAVLRKESQIAEHYRRVSQLEERLIEETGKWTTSFTEFSNLRTVREATVALNVWQPEVIRARQKQIVEQCSVSVDSRLRTLDMELKLCKQQIAIFQKALKDEKKRLELAKEELTSLKYHPLKDHKYMNSSNNDTHIKRRSKDAINVFS, encoded by the exons ATGTCTGAATTGCCGGATGAGCTATGGAACCAAATTCTCCAAATTGGTGTCAAGACCTATGCTTTGACTTACAAAGATCTTTGTTGCGTCTCCATCTCTTCTCCTCGACTTCGCCGCCTCTCCGACCATGACTCTCTCTGGTctcatcttctcttctccGATTACCCTtcatcctcttcttcttttccatcttCCGCTTCCTCCTCAAAGTCCCTTTACAAAATCAG GTTGGAGAGAGATAGATATAGGAAGAAAGCGGCGCATACGAGAGCTGTTCTTAGAAAGGAAAGTCAAATAGCTGAGCATTATAGGAGGGTTAGTCAATTAGAGGAACGGTTGATCGAGGAGACCGGCAAATGGACAACGTCCTTCACTGAATTCTCTAATCTACGCACAGTCAG GGAAGCAACGGTAGCTTTGAATGTCTGGCAGCCTGAGGTCATTAGGGCAAGGCAGAAGCAAATTGTTGAACAATGCAGTGTATCTGTTGATTCTCGTTTGCGGACTCTTGATATGGAGCTCAAGCTTTGTAAGCAACAAattgctatttttcaaaaagcaCTT aaagatgaaaaaaagagattgGAATTAGCCAAAGAAGAGTTAACTTCATTGAAGTATCACCCTCTTAAGGatcataaatatatgaatagcAGTAATAATGACACTCACATCAAGAGGAGGTCCAAGGATGCAATAAAT GTATTTTCCTAG